The following are from one region of the Methylophilus sp. DW102 genome:
- a CDS encoding glutaminyl-peptide cyclotransferase gives MQMLNSSLARRARTSVWLLALLAGVTACNKQEESAPTPETPAATSAVSESSSGKALAYVSTQDAGVDVIDLATMQVTSMLDVKAKGPRGLALTDDGKQLVVATRENGSVSVIDTATGEVVKQIEVGKNPEFVRVSGNYAFVSSEPSSKAGPPPKPGSKPEEDDDDDEEKVPAKIAIVDLTKGEKVREITGGPETEGLEFSADGKQLVITNEADNTVTVHNIETGELVKTISTHQYGDRPRGIKVSPDGNTYLATLEFGNKFMVMDKDFNVVRTVDTAETPYGIAYDSKGERIFVATNKAKLLQVFDAKTFEKIKEVPTGNRCWHFSFTPDNKQVLLACGKSDAVFVIDADKLEVTNQIEVKNMPWGVVTFPKAMGSLENAK, from the coding sequence ATGCAAATGTTGAATTCATCATTGGCGCGTCGTGCGCGCACCAGCGTGTGGTTGCTGGCCTTGCTCGCTGGCGTTACCGCTTGTAACAAGCAAGAAGAGTCCGCACCTACCCCGGAAACGCCAGCGGCCACGAGCGCTGTTAGCGAAAGTTCTTCTGGTAAGGCGTTGGCTTATGTGTCCACCCAGGATGCCGGCGTCGACGTGATTGACTTGGCGACCATGCAAGTGACCAGCATGCTGGATGTGAAAGCCAAGGGCCCGCGTGGCCTGGCTCTGACAGACGATGGCAAGCAACTGGTGGTGGCGACACGTGAAAATGGCAGTGTGTCCGTGATTGATACCGCCACAGGCGAAGTCGTCAAGCAGATTGAGGTCGGCAAAAACCCTGAGTTTGTGCGGGTGAGTGGTAATTATGCTTTTGTTTCGTCCGAGCCTAGCTCTAAAGCTGGTCCGCCACCCAAGCCGGGCAGCAAGCCAGAAGAAGACGATGACGACGATGAAGAAAAAGTCCCAGCCAAGATTGCGATTGTTGATCTGACCAAAGGTGAAAAAGTCCGCGAAATTACCGGCGGGCCAGAAACCGAAGGCCTGGAGTTTTCGGCCGATGGCAAACAGCTGGTGATTACGAACGAAGCTGACAATACCGTCACTGTACACAACATCGAAACTGGCGAGCTGGTTAAAACCATTTCCACCCATCAATATGGAGATCGTCCGCGCGGCATCAAAGTCTCTCCGGATGGCAATACCTATCTGGCCACGCTGGAGTTTGGTAACAAGTTTATGGTTATGGACAAAGACTTTAATGTGGTACGCACGGTAGACACGGCTGAAACCCCATACGGCATAGCCTACGACAGCAAGGGTGAGCGGATTTTTGTGGCGACCAACAAGGCAAAACTGTTGCAGGTGTTTGATGCCAAGACCTTTGAAAAAATCAAGGAAGTGCCGACCGGTAACCGGTGCTGGCATTTTAGTTTTACCCCGGACAACAAGCAGGTGCTGTTGGCTTGCGGCAAGTCTGATGCGGTATTCGTCATTGATGCAGATAAGCTTGAAGTCACGAACCAGATTGAAGTGAAAAACATGCCATGGGGCGTGGTGACCTTCCCTAAAGCCATGGGTAGTCTGGAAAACGCCAAATAA
- a CDS encoding sulfurtransferase TusA family protein — protein MQYDKEVDARHLNCPLPILRCKKALNELQANQVLKITATDPGSKKDFDAFCRQTGHTLIEMQETEGVFTFWLRKRSQ, from the coding sequence ATGCAATACGACAAAGAAGTAGATGCCCGCCACCTGAATTGCCCCCTGCCCATTTTGCGCTGCAAAAAGGCCCTGAACGAGTTGCAAGCAAATCAGGTACTCAAAATCACGGCCACGGACCCTGGCTCTAAAAAAGATTTTGATGCCTTTTGCCGCCAAACCGGCCACACCCTGATCGAGATGCAAGAGACAGAAGGTGTTTTTACCTTCTGGCTACGCAAGCGCAGCCAGTAA
- a CDS encoding rhodanese-like domain-containing protein produces MSLKHLTPDELQPLLNDPSLLLIDIRNDHELVSGILPGAMHLPLGHLATMFDQLPQDKKIVFYCRSGVRSISAGEFALAQGCHDVSHLAGGILAWAQHGLPIEPA; encoded by the coding sequence ATGTCATTAAAACACTTAACACCGGATGAATTACAGCCATTACTCAATGATCCCTCATTGTTGCTGATTGATATCCGCAATGATCACGAGCTTGTTTCCGGTATCTTGCCTGGTGCCATGCATTTGCCATTAGGACATCTGGCGACGATGTTTGATCAACTGCCGCAAGACAAAAAAATCGTGTTTTACTGCCGTAGCGGTGTACGCTCCATTTCTGCAGGTGAGTTTGCCTTGGCGCAAGGCTGCCACGATGTCTCGCATTTGGCGGGCGGCATTCTGGCTTGGGCTCAACACGGCTTGCCCATCGAGCCCGCTTAA
- the chrA gene encoding chromate efflux transporter, with protein MSIVETPPEMQAPAKPSAQAFWAYWLRLGCISVGGPAAQIALMHQALVVEKRWISEARFLHALNYCMLLPGPEAQQMAVYMGWLLHGAWGGIVAGSLFVLPAFGLLVSLAWGYMQWGSQPAVAALLYGVKPLVVALVCCAAWRLAKKVLIARWLWGVFLLALVMQTVHLPFPVIILLAAVLGVAVQQYWPQWVETSVGHAAARAMQTAPSVIDDNTALAGLADLRRWTATVLIWGALCGLGVAAALVLYYGPSHLFTRLAAFFSQAAFLTFGGAYAVLPYVFDASVQHYHWLTTEQMLDGLALGESTPGPLIMVVTYIGFVAAWQAGLALPDWQAGLIGATIVTWFTFVPSFVMVFLGAPWIERTRQQWRWTAPLQAISAAVIAGMVALALTLSRHVVWPDAPDVAAACMVVLSLWLLVGKRISILWLLPACMAIGWLLKAG; from the coding sequence ATGTCTATTGTCGAGACACCGCCTGAAATGCAGGCGCCAGCGAAGCCTTCTGCACAGGCATTTTGGGCCTACTGGTTGCGCCTGGGCTGTATTAGTGTTGGTGGGCCTGCGGCACAAATTGCCTTGATGCACCAGGCGCTGGTGGTAGAAAAGCGCTGGATTTCAGAGGCCAGATTTTTGCATGCCTTGAACTATTGCATGCTGTTGCCCGGCCCCGAGGCGCAGCAAATGGCGGTCTATATGGGCTGGCTATTGCATGGTGCCTGGGGTGGCATTGTGGCTGGCAGTTTGTTTGTGTTGCCTGCGTTTGGCTTGCTGGTCTCGCTGGCGTGGGGGTATATGCAGTGGGGCAGTCAGCCCGCCGTCGCGGCTTTGTTGTATGGGGTTAAGCCGCTGGTAGTCGCGCTGGTCTGCTGTGCCGCCTGGCGCCTGGCTAAAAAAGTGCTGATCGCCCGCTGGTTGTGGGGCGTGTTTTTGCTGGCCTTGGTCATGCAAACGGTCCATCTGCCTTTCCCGGTGATTATTCTGCTGGCCGCGGTGTTGGGCGTTGCTGTGCAACAATATTGGCCGCAGTGGGTCGAAACGTCAGTTGGCCATGCAGCGGCAAGGGCCATGCAGACGGCGCCAAGTGTGATTGATGACAACACGGCGCTGGCCGGGCTGGCTGATTTGCGTCGGTGGACAGCGACAGTGCTGATCTGGGGCGCGCTATGTGGTTTAGGTGTCGCTGCGGCCTTAGTGCTTTATTATGGGCCGTCACATCTATTTACCCGCCTGGCAGCTTTTTTTAGCCAGGCTGCGTTTCTTACTTTTGGCGGCGCCTATGCCGTTTTGCCCTATGTGTTTGATGCCAGTGTGCAGCATTACCACTGGTTGACGACAGAGCAGATGCTGGATGGCCTGGCCTTGGGCGAAAGTACGCCGGGCCCGCTGATTATGGTGGTCACCTATATTGGCTTTGTTGCGGCCTGGCAGGCCGGGCTGGCCTTGCCTGATTGGCAGGCGGGGTTGATCGGGGCGACGATTGTGACCTGGTTTACGTTTGTACCCAGTTTTGTCATGGTGTTTTTGGGCGCGCCCTGGATAGAGCGTACCCGCCAGCAATGGCGTTGGACTGCGCCGCTGCAGGCCATCAGTGCGGCGGTGATCGCGGGCATGGTGGCGCTGGCCCTCACGTTGAGTCGGCACGTGGTCTGGCCCGATGCGCCAG